GGATCGGAAAACCAAAGGTCGAAGGCAGGCCCGCTGTAATGTCATCCCAACTGCGCCCGCCATCAGGCGACCGCCAGACCCCATGGTGGTTTTGCTGATACAGCAGGTCCGCATGCCCCGGCGCGCGCATCATATTATGCACGCAGTGTCCGGTTTCCCCGTCGCGTGGCGCTGCCGGATGGTCGTGATGCCCACAGCTTTCGGCGTTGGACAGACGGTTGCGCCTGTCCCAAGTCTTGCCGCCATCTTCGGTAGCGAAAACCCCAGCGGCGGAAATCCCGACCCAGATCTTTTGCGCATCCTCGGGGTGGTGCACGATGCTGTGCAGGACCAGACCCGCCGCACCGCCCTGCCAGTCCTTGGCCGATGGGTGATCTGTCAGCCCCGGGATTTTTTCCCAAGTGGCCCCCATGTCCGCGCTGGCCACAAGCCCTGCCGGTTTGGTGCCTGCATAAAGCCTGCCATGCGCGAAGGACAGCGACCAGATTTGGGCAAAATCGTCGCCAAAGGGCAGGGGCGTGTCGTCCCATCCGACTATCGCCGCGAAATCGGGGTCGTTCGCGGCCCATTGATCCATCGCACCGCGCGTCAGGCGGGTCAGCGCCCATGTCTGCCCCCGATCCTGTGAATGCCAAACGCCGGCCCCGTGAAAATCACCCCCGCCTGCGGCCCAGAGATGCCCGGTCCGCGCGCATCCAGCCACGTGATTGATCGGCCAGCCATCACACAGCGGCCCCGTCACATCCCAGCCGTTGCGATCCGTGCCGCCATGCACAATGAACAGCCCCTTTGTAGTGCCGACAAGAAGGTGCAAATCGTGAGACATGGCACTGACCTAACTGGAAATCGGTCTAACCATATCACACCTCGGCCCATCCCGCGCGCGGTTTTCATGGCGCGACAGCAGCAACGGATCGTTCGATGCGGTGCGCGCCTGAAAACGCTCTCCGACCGCGTGGCGGTAACGGAACGGGCGGTCGATCTGACCCTAGCCCATAGTCTTGAGGTTGCGGGCAATCCGCGGCGCAGCAAAGGCGGCAAAGCGGCGAATTTCGGGGCGTTTGTGTGCAGCCGGTGATGTGATCAACCAGACTGGCAGTTCCGCGTTGGGTGGTGGATCAAAGCAGCGGACAAGGTTCGGGTTTGCGTCGCCGACATGCACCGGGAACGGGCCAATACCCTGTCCGGTTTCGATTGCCATCATCAGGTCATTGACTGTCGCGCACCGGATAATATTGCGGCGCTCGCTGGGGAAATGGTCCAGCAGATGAACGCGGTGATCTTCCATATCTTTGCTAAACGCATCGGGCAGCGCATGTTTGTCAGCATAGGTGCGCGCGGCATAATAGGTCCAATACGTCTGGCCGACTTTTCGCGCAATCAACCTGTCGTCCGAGATCGCCGGTGTCATGCGCAGGGCGATATCGGCCTCTCCCTTGGTCAGGTCTATATATCGCTCCGAAAAAATGAATTCAAAATTCACACCTGGATTTTCCGCGACAAAATCGGCGACCACCTGGCCGATATTGCCAAACGTCTTGTCGCCAACGGAGGTGATACGGATCGGCGCGCTGGTCTTTCCCCTCGCGGCTTCCGCCTCAAACGCAAGGGCGGCCTGTTCGAGGGATTCGGCATAAGGCAAAAGGGCGGTCGCATGTTCTGTCGGAACCACTCCGCGCGTGGTTCTGTCAAACAGGGTCACGTCAAGGACGTGTTCAAGAACGTCGATGCGCCGCGCGACGGTGGTCTGGTTGATCCCCAAATGTCGCGAGGCCGCAAGCGTCGACCCCTCGCGCATCACCGCGAGAAACACGCGCACGTCGCCCCAATCCCTGAACTGGCTCTGCATTATTGCATATCAGCACGGCACCGTGACGGATACCAGCAGAACTTTCCCACCCGTAATCTGTATTCAGCACAACGAAGGAGACCAAACATGACCGCCCTGTTCTTTTCCTCTTTTCCGCGTCTCACCTGGCCCGCACGGAAGGCCGCGCCAAAGCATGACGACAGTGCCCCGGTTCATGACGTCGCGCGTCGCAAGATCGTCAGCGAGATGATCGCGGCAGGTGCCTGTGACAGCGAATATGGCATGCAAATGCTGATGTCGGTCTATCCAGACGAGTTTTGAGAAATGACCGAACCCGCATCGGCCAGTGTGAGCCTGTCAGAAATCGAAAGGCCGGATTACTTGCATGCCGCAGGCCGCTTAACCTTAACTGACTGATTTCTGGAAACTCGGAGTCGGCAAAAGATTTTTCCGGAACATGAAATGCCAGACGATTTTTTGAAATCTCGGCTCGGGAAATCATCGACTTCCGGTTTCCGGACGGGCCGATCCCGGACCCAAATCCCGGTTTGCAGTTTTCCGCAAACTGAACCAACATTTGCCGCCGCCCACGAACAGGAACGCTGCGCGCGCAGAAGGGATTTGAACATGAGATTTCATCGGCTTTATTCAGACGCCCAAGGCGAGAGCCATTGGCAAGACGTTGACGTGGAACTTCGGGAACGGACCTTTGCGCCACCCGCCAAGGCCATTGAAATCTCAACGCCGGAAACCGCCAGGCAAACCATGTTTCTGCGACTGCGCGCAGGGTGGGACGAACCGATACATCCAACGCCTGTTGCGCAAAAACTTGTCTGTCTTGCCGGTTCAGTGCGCGTGACCGCCAGCGACGGCGCGTTCAGGGA
This portion of the Octadecabacter sp. SW4 genome encodes:
- a CDS encoding sialidase family protein is translated as MSHDLHLLVGTTKGLFIVHGGTDRNGWDVTGPLCDGWPINHVAGCARTGHLWAAGGGDFHGAGVWHSQDRGQTWALTRLTRGAMDQWAANDPDFAAIVGWDDTPLPFGDDFAQIWSLSFAHGRLYAGTKPAGLVASADMGATWEKIPGLTDHPSAKDWQGGAAGLVLHSIVHHPEDAQKIWVGISAAGVFATEDGGKTWDRRNRLSNAESCGHHDHPAAPRDGETGHCVHNMMRAPGHADLLYQQNHHGVWRSPDGGRSWDDITAGLPSTFGFPIRVHPRDGATIWTIPLNGDMAGRFPPDAAAAVWRSRDGGQTWAAQRAGLPQKACFFTVLRQAMAGDTRDPAGLYFTTNSGSVFASLDEGEQWREVARHLPTALCLEAVDFT
- a CDS encoding LysR family transcriptional regulator, with amino-acid sequence MQSQFRDWGDVRVFLAVMREGSTLAASRHLGINQTTVARRIDVLEHVLDVTLFDRTTRGVVPTEHATALLPYAESLEQAALAFEAEAARGKTSAPIRITSVGDKTFGNIGQVVADFVAENPGVNFEFIFSERYIDLTKGEADIALRMTPAISDDRLIARKVGQTYWTYYAARTYADKHALPDAFSKDMEDHRVHLLDHFPSERRNIIRCATVNDLMMAIETGQGIGPFPVHVGDANPNLVRCFDPPPNAELPVWLITSPAAHKRPEIRRFAAFAAPRIARNLKTMG
- a CDS encoding cupin; this translates as MPDDFLKSRLGKSSTSGFRTGRSRTQIPVCSFPQTEPTFAAAHEQERCARRRDLNMRFHRLYSDAQGESHWQDVDVELRERTFAPPAKAIEISTPETARQTMFLRLRAGWDEPIHPTPVAQKLVCLAGSVRVTASDGAFRDIGPGDVWHMEDKHGKGHHTVVTSDEDFLSVIIQHE